Proteins encoded together in one Passer domesticus isolate bPasDom1 chromosome 6, bPasDom1.hap1, whole genome shotgun sequence window:
- the CARNS1 gene encoding carnosine synthase 1 isoform X3 — MTVCILGSPTPFLPVLLEGGTRCPGAMVLCLSPAWASRVPSESSPGAWSLLLSRGVSFRAGGHSALETFVPPRRANYVTGTFAPGDPEGGWVGELARDLDCPTGGSVPLAHRLEDTLVTRWVLAARAGLPVPPTLAFVLGARGDLPAEPVAPGVRLVRLQDPQGQQSLVQEEVGAFLGGTAMEPYGQVVVRPAGWRWRGTGTRSTHRKEEGAAVAQAVGARLRGLTEEDSVLLEAMVPTARLPVPPPRSPAPRLPMALRICTLVCRSWGDRPQLCQVACAVGRAESPVRHGAALPQGLDSSLQQWGVVAPSQRQALATRLREATEAAAAALLASEAELSPRQRGGGRARTDILGVDFLLASVDEALELVALAANGQRCLETCALAEAMGRGVGQPRGELPRLLAEALLHRAQRHLVEGKDILLIGAGGVSKSFVWEAARDYGLRIHLVESDPEHFAAGLVHTFLPYDSREHRRDEEHAERVLELLRSRGLRPHACLSYWDDCVVLAALVCQGLGLRGPAPAAVRVAKQKSRTHRHLQRCRRGRPPPAAFAVPCRRLRSHGDVERAAGAVPFPAVAKLEFGAGGVGVRLVEDAGQCHAHAARLWRDLRDDADHPGIGLGWGNAMLLMEYVPGTEHDVDLVVFEGRLLGAWVSDNGPTRVPAFLETAACLPSCLPADRQAQLVRAALQCCRACGLRDGVFNVELKLGPAGPRLLEINPRMGGFYLRDWIREVYGPDLLLAAVLVALGVPPVLPARPAPRTHLAGVMCLASEHGDSLAAGGGMRALRELHGRGLVRLNRLFEEPEGAGEYEEPLLSVACAGATLAEACERLLGLCQGLGIDSPRYPVEHFLSHFK; from the exons ATGACCGTTTGCATCCTGGGCTCCCCCACCCCCTTCCTGCCCGTCCTGCTGGAGGGTGGCACCCGCTGCCCAG GTGCCATGGTGCTGTGCCTGTCCCCCGCCTGGGCCAGCCGGGTGCCATCGGAGTCGTCCCCAGGCGCCTggtccctgctgctctcccggGGCGTCTCCTTCAGGGCGGGGGGGCACAGCGCCCTGGAGACCTTCGTGCCCCCGCGCCGCGCCAACTACGTGACGGGCACCTTCGCGCCGGGGGACCCCGAGGGCGGCTGGGTGGGCGAGCTGGCCCGTGACCTCGACTGCCCCACGGGGGGCTCGGTCCCGCTCGCCCACCGCCTCGAGGACACGCTGGTCACCCGCTGGGTGCTGGCGGCTCGCGCCGGCCTGCCCGTGCCCCCCACGCTGGCCTTTGTCCTGGGGGCCAGGGGGGACCTGCCCGCCGAGCCCGTGGCCCCCGGGGTGAGGCTGGTGCGGCTGCAGGACCCGCAGGGCCAGCAGAGCCTGGTGCAGGAGGAGGTGGGCGCCTTCCTGGGGGGCACCGCCATGGAGCCCTACGGCCAG GTGGTGGTGCGGCCGGCCGGGTGGCGGTGGCGGGGGACAGGCACCCGCAGCACCCacaggaaggaggagggggCGGCGGTGGCACAGGCGGTGGGTGCCCGGCTCCGGGGGCTGACAGAGGAGGACAGCGTCctgctggaggccatggtgccCACCGCCCGCCTGCCCGTGCCCCCCCCAC gcagcccagccccgcggCTGCCCATGGCCCTGCGCATCTGCACCCTCGTCTGCAGGTCCTGGGGGGACCGGCCGCAGCTCTGCCAG GTGGCCTGCGCCGTGGGACGCGCGGAGAGCCCGGTGCGTCACGGCGCGGCGCTGCCCCAGGGCCTGGactccagcctgcagcagtgggGGGTGGTGGCCCCCAGCCAGCGCCAGGCGCTGGCCACGCGGCTGCGGGAGGCCACCGaggccgccgcggccgccctcCTGGCCAGCGAGGCCGAGCTGAGCCCGCGGCAGCGCGGCGGCGGCCGAGCCCGCACCGACATCCTGG GCGTGGACTTCCTGCTGGCGAGCGTGGATGAGGCGCTGGAGCTGGTGGCCCTGGCCGCGAACGGGCAGCGGTGCCTGGAGACCTGCGCGCTGGCCGAGGCCATGGGGCGCGGCGTGGGCCAGCCCCGCGGGGAGCTGCCGCGCCTGCTGGCCGAGGCGCTGCTGCACCGGGCGCAGCGACACCTGGTCGAGGGCAAGGACATCCTGCTCATCGGGGCCGGGGGCGTCAGCAAGAGCTTCGTGTGGGAGGCGGCCCGCGACTACGGGCTGAGG ATCCACCTGGTGGAGTCGGACCCGGAGCACTTCGCGGCGGGGCTGGTGCACACCTTCCTGCCCTACGACAGCCGGGAGCACCGGCGCGACGAGGAGCACGCCGAGcgggtgctggagctgctgcgcTCCCGGGGGCTGCGGCCCCACGCCTGCCTCTCCTACTGGGACGACTGCGTGGTGCTGGCGGCCctggtgtgccaggggctggggctccgcggccccgcgcccgccgccgtgCGGGTGGCCAAGCAGAAGAGCCGCACGCAccggcacctgcagcgctgccgccgcggccgcccgccgcccgccgccttCGCCGTGCCCTGCCGCCGCCTGCGGAGCCACGGCGACGTGGAGCGGGCGGCGGGCGCCGTGCCCTTCCCCGCCGTGGCCAAGCTGGAGTTCGGCGCGGGCGGCGTGGGCGTGCGGCTGGTGGAGGACGCCGGGCAGTGCCACGCTCACGCCGCCCGGCTCTGGAGGGACCTGCGCGACGACGCCGACCACCCGGGCatcgggctgggctggggcaacGCCATGCTGCTCATGGAGTACGTGCCGGGCACCGAGCACGACGTGGACCTGGTGGTCTTCGAGGGGCGGCTGCTGGGCGCGTGGGTGTCGGACAACGGCCCCACGCGTGTCCCCGCCTTCCTGGAGACGGCGGCCTGCCTGCCCTCGTGCCTGCCCGCCGACCGGCAGGCGCAGCTGGTGCGGGCGGCGCTGCAGTGCTGCCGGGCGTGCGGGCTGCGCGACGGCGTCTTCAACGTGGAGCTCAAGctgggcccggcggggccgcgcctGCTGGAGATCAACCCCCGCATGGGGGGCTTCTACCTGCGCGACTGGATCCGCGAGGTCTACGGCCCCGACCTGCTGCTGGCCGCCGTGCTGGTGGCGCTGGGCGTGCCGCCCGTGCTGCCCGCCCGGCCCGCGCCCCGCACGCACCTGGCCGGGGTGATGTGCCTGGCGTCCGAGCACGGCGACAGCCTGGCGGCCGGCGGCGGCATGCGGGCTCTGCGGGAGCTGCACGGCCGCGGGCTCGTCCGCCTCAACCGGCTCTTCGAGGAGCCCGAGGGGGCCGGCGAGTACGAGGAGCCGCTGCTGAGCGTGGCGTGCGCCGGGGCCACGCTGGCCGAGGCCTGCGAGCGcctgctggggctctgccaggggctgggcatCGACTCCCCGCGGTATCCCGTGGAGCATTTCTTGTCCCACTTCAAATAG
- the CARNS1 gene encoding carnosine synthase 1 isoform X1, producing MSPPGDPGDTVGSSAALLPGDCCHPEVPGHTPKGGLPLGTRGRVTHSRRVAAAGTGSRLSHVPTGRAVPCHAMPFPGCHSLGAAPCRSPCPIPCRAGRSRIAPGACPDISAPRCQFYSRPRLTPGWPRPCPRTLVPCPPPRPVSRSPPQPLVPVSRRWHPGPATLARAVPFALPPPWVSRSRRCPRSRPAPPRPSRTRRSRHRRDRSGQSRCDSTRTDRHRQTPTDTDRQTPADTGRHRHRRPRVTRMLSTSQASPERVPSPEEQEWAGPEALCPGWLEDEAPDGEVPGDSGDPDGATHAYERLQSALRQEGLPPTLDCSAEPRTGFGPLDMTVCILGSPTPFLPVLLEGGTRCPGAMVLCLSPAWASRVPSESSPGAWSLLLSRGVSFRAGGHSALETFVPPRRANYVTGTFAPGDPEGGWVGELARDLDCPTGGSVPLAHRLEDTLVTRWVLAARAGLPVPPTLAFVLGARGDLPAEPVAPGVRLVRLQDPQGQQSLVQEEVGAFLGGTAMEPYGQVVVRPAGWRWRGTGTRSTHRKEEGAAVAQAVGARLRGLTEEDSVLLEAMVPTARLPVPPPRSPAPRLPMALRICTLVCRSWGDRPQLCQVACAVGRAESPVRHGAALPQGLDSSLQQWGVVAPSQRQALATRLREATEAAAAALLASEAELSPRQRGGGRARTDILGVDFLLASVDEALELVALAANGQRCLETCALAEAMGRGVGQPRGELPRLLAEALLHRAQRHLVEGKDILLIGAGGVSKSFVWEAARDYGLRIHLVESDPEHFAAGLVHTFLPYDSREHRRDEEHAERVLELLRSRGLRPHACLSYWDDCVVLAALVCQGLGLRGPAPAAVRVAKQKSRTHRHLQRCRRGRPPPAAFAVPCRRLRSHGDVERAAGAVPFPAVAKLEFGAGGVGVRLVEDAGQCHAHAARLWRDLRDDADHPGIGLGWGNAMLLMEYVPGTEHDVDLVVFEGRLLGAWVSDNGPTRVPAFLETAACLPSCLPADRQAQLVRAALQCCRACGLRDGVFNVELKLGPAGPRLLEINPRMGGFYLRDWIREVYGPDLLLAAVLVALGVPPVLPARPAPRTHLAGVMCLASEHGDSLAAGGGMRALRELHGRGLVRLNRLFEEPEGAGEYEEPLLSVACAGATLAEACERLLGLCQGLGIDSPRYPVEHFLSHFK from the exons ATGTCCCCGCCCggggaccctggggacaccgtggggaGCAGCGCCGCGCTGTTGCCGGGTGACTGTTGCCACCCCGAGGTCCCCGGGCACACCCCGAAGGGCGGGCTCccactggggacacgggggaggGTGACACATTCGCGGAGGGTGGCAGCGGCAGGGACGGGCTCACGGctgtcccatgtccccactggccgtgccgtgccgtgccacGCCATGCCATTCCCGGGgtgccattccctgggtgccgCGCCGTGCCGCTCCCCGTGTCCCATTCCATGTCGTGCGGGGAGGTCGCGAATAGCTCCCGGGGCCTGCCCTGACATTTCTGCTCCGCGGTGTCAGTTTTACAGCCGGCCCCGGCTGACCCCGGGCTGGCCCCGTCCCTGCCCCCGGACacttgtcccctgtccccctccccgTCCCGTGTCCCgctccccaccccagccccttGTCCCCGTCTCTCGGCGGTGGCACCCCGGCCCCGCCACCCTCGCCCGCGCTGTCCCCTTCGCTCTGCCACCCCCTTGGGTGTCCCGGTCCCGCCGGTGCCCCCGgtcccgccccgccccgccccgcccgagCAGGACACGGCGGAGCCGCCACCGCCGGGACCGGAGCGGGCAGAGCCGCTGCGACAGCACCAGGACAGACCGACACCGGCAGACACCGACAGACACCGACAGACAGACACCGGCAGACACCGGCAGACACCGGCACCGGCG CCCCCGTGTCACCAGGATG CTCTCGACGTCGCAGGCGAGCCCGGAGCGGGTGCCCAGCCCGGAGGAGCAGGAGTGGGCCGGGCCCGAGgcgctgtgcccgggctggctggaGGACGAGGCCCCCGATGGCGAAGTgcccggggacagcggggacccCGACGGTGCCACCCACGCCTACGAGCGGCTCCAGAGCGCCCTGCgccaggaggggctgccccCCACGCTGGACTGCTCCGCGGAGCCCCGCACGg GATTTGGCCCTCTGGACATGACCGTTTGCATCCTGGGCTCCCCCACCCCCTTCCTGCCCGTCCTGCTGGAGGGTGGCACCCGCTGCCCAG GTGCCATGGTGCTGTGCCTGTCCCCCGCCTGGGCCAGCCGGGTGCCATCGGAGTCGTCCCCAGGCGCCTggtccctgctgctctcccggGGCGTCTCCTTCAGGGCGGGGGGGCACAGCGCCCTGGAGACCTTCGTGCCCCCGCGCCGCGCCAACTACGTGACGGGCACCTTCGCGCCGGGGGACCCCGAGGGCGGCTGGGTGGGCGAGCTGGCCCGTGACCTCGACTGCCCCACGGGGGGCTCGGTCCCGCTCGCCCACCGCCTCGAGGACACGCTGGTCACCCGCTGGGTGCTGGCGGCTCGCGCCGGCCTGCCCGTGCCCCCCACGCTGGCCTTTGTCCTGGGGGCCAGGGGGGACCTGCCCGCCGAGCCCGTGGCCCCCGGGGTGAGGCTGGTGCGGCTGCAGGACCCGCAGGGCCAGCAGAGCCTGGTGCAGGAGGAGGTGGGCGCCTTCCTGGGGGGCACCGCCATGGAGCCCTACGGCCAG GTGGTGGTGCGGCCGGCCGGGTGGCGGTGGCGGGGGACAGGCACCCGCAGCACCCacaggaaggaggagggggCGGCGGTGGCACAGGCGGTGGGTGCCCGGCTCCGGGGGCTGACAGAGGAGGACAGCGTCctgctggaggccatggtgccCACCGCCCGCCTGCCCGTGCCCCCCCCAC gcagcccagccccgcggCTGCCCATGGCCCTGCGCATCTGCACCCTCGTCTGCAGGTCCTGGGGGGACCGGCCGCAGCTCTGCCAG GTGGCCTGCGCCGTGGGACGCGCGGAGAGCCCGGTGCGTCACGGCGCGGCGCTGCCCCAGGGCCTGGactccagcctgcagcagtgggGGGTGGTGGCCCCCAGCCAGCGCCAGGCGCTGGCCACGCGGCTGCGGGAGGCCACCGaggccgccgcggccgccctcCTGGCCAGCGAGGCCGAGCTGAGCCCGCGGCAGCGCGGCGGCGGCCGAGCCCGCACCGACATCCTGG GCGTGGACTTCCTGCTGGCGAGCGTGGATGAGGCGCTGGAGCTGGTGGCCCTGGCCGCGAACGGGCAGCGGTGCCTGGAGACCTGCGCGCTGGCCGAGGCCATGGGGCGCGGCGTGGGCCAGCCCCGCGGGGAGCTGCCGCGCCTGCTGGCCGAGGCGCTGCTGCACCGGGCGCAGCGACACCTGGTCGAGGGCAAGGACATCCTGCTCATCGGGGCCGGGGGCGTCAGCAAGAGCTTCGTGTGGGAGGCGGCCCGCGACTACGGGCTGAGG ATCCACCTGGTGGAGTCGGACCCGGAGCACTTCGCGGCGGGGCTGGTGCACACCTTCCTGCCCTACGACAGCCGGGAGCACCGGCGCGACGAGGAGCACGCCGAGcgggtgctggagctgctgcgcTCCCGGGGGCTGCGGCCCCACGCCTGCCTCTCCTACTGGGACGACTGCGTGGTGCTGGCGGCCctggtgtgccaggggctggggctccgcggccccgcgcccgccgccgtgCGGGTGGCCAAGCAGAAGAGCCGCACGCAccggcacctgcagcgctgccgccgcggccgcccgccgcccgccgccttCGCCGTGCCCTGCCGCCGCCTGCGGAGCCACGGCGACGTGGAGCGGGCGGCGGGCGCCGTGCCCTTCCCCGCCGTGGCCAAGCTGGAGTTCGGCGCGGGCGGCGTGGGCGTGCGGCTGGTGGAGGACGCCGGGCAGTGCCACGCTCACGCCGCCCGGCTCTGGAGGGACCTGCGCGACGACGCCGACCACCCGGGCatcgggctgggctggggcaacGCCATGCTGCTCATGGAGTACGTGCCGGGCACCGAGCACGACGTGGACCTGGTGGTCTTCGAGGGGCGGCTGCTGGGCGCGTGGGTGTCGGACAACGGCCCCACGCGTGTCCCCGCCTTCCTGGAGACGGCGGCCTGCCTGCCCTCGTGCCTGCCCGCCGACCGGCAGGCGCAGCTGGTGCGGGCGGCGCTGCAGTGCTGCCGGGCGTGCGGGCTGCGCGACGGCGTCTTCAACGTGGAGCTCAAGctgggcccggcggggccgcgcctGCTGGAGATCAACCCCCGCATGGGGGGCTTCTACCTGCGCGACTGGATCCGCGAGGTCTACGGCCCCGACCTGCTGCTGGCCGCCGTGCTGGTGGCGCTGGGCGTGCCGCCCGTGCTGCCCGCCCGGCCCGCGCCCCGCACGCACCTGGCCGGGGTGATGTGCCTGGCGTCCGAGCACGGCGACAGCCTGGCGGCCGGCGGCGGCATGCGGGCTCTGCGGGAGCTGCACGGCCGCGGGCTCGTCCGCCTCAACCGGCTCTTCGAGGAGCCCGAGGGGGCCGGCGAGTACGAGGAGCCGCTGCTGAGCGTGGCGTGCGCCGGGGCCACGCTGGCCGAGGCCTGCGAGCGcctgctggggctctgccaggggctgggcatCGACTCCCCGCGGTATCCCGTGGAGCATTTCTTGTCCCACTTCAAATAG
- the CARNS1 gene encoding carnosine synthase 1 isoform X2 codes for MLSTSQASPERVPSPEEQEWAGPEALCPGWLEDEAPDGEVPGDSGDPDGATHAYERLQSALRQEGLPPTLDCSAEPRTGFGPLDMTVCILGSPTPFLPVLLEGGTRCPGAMVLCLSPAWASRVPSESSPGAWSLLLSRGVSFRAGGHSALETFVPPRRANYVTGTFAPGDPEGGWVGELARDLDCPTGGSVPLAHRLEDTLVTRWVLAARAGLPVPPTLAFVLGARGDLPAEPVAPGVRLVRLQDPQGQQSLVQEEVGAFLGGTAMEPYGQVVVRPAGWRWRGTGTRSTHRKEEGAAVAQAVGARLRGLTEEDSVLLEAMVPTARLPVPPPRSPAPRLPMALRICTLVCRSWGDRPQLCQVACAVGRAESPVRHGAALPQGLDSSLQQWGVVAPSQRQALATRLREATEAAAAALLASEAELSPRQRGGGRARTDILGVDFLLASVDEALELVALAANGQRCLETCALAEAMGRGVGQPRGELPRLLAEALLHRAQRHLVEGKDILLIGAGGVSKSFVWEAARDYGLRIHLVESDPEHFAAGLVHTFLPYDSREHRRDEEHAERVLELLRSRGLRPHACLSYWDDCVVLAALVCQGLGLRGPAPAAVRVAKQKSRTHRHLQRCRRGRPPPAAFAVPCRRLRSHGDVERAAGAVPFPAVAKLEFGAGGVGVRLVEDAGQCHAHAARLWRDLRDDADHPGIGLGWGNAMLLMEYVPGTEHDVDLVVFEGRLLGAWVSDNGPTRVPAFLETAACLPSCLPADRQAQLVRAALQCCRACGLRDGVFNVELKLGPAGPRLLEINPRMGGFYLRDWIREVYGPDLLLAAVLVALGVPPVLPARPAPRTHLAGVMCLASEHGDSLAAGGGMRALRELHGRGLVRLNRLFEEPEGAGEYEEPLLSVACAGATLAEACERLLGLCQGLGIDSPRYPVEHFLSHFK; via the exons ATG CTCTCGACGTCGCAGGCGAGCCCGGAGCGGGTGCCCAGCCCGGAGGAGCAGGAGTGGGCCGGGCCCGAGgcgctgtgcccgggctggctggaGGACGAGGCCCCCGATGGCGAAGTgcccggggacagcggggacccCGACGGTGCCACCCACGCCTACGAGCGGCTCCAGAGCGCCCTGCgccaggaggggctgccccCCACGCTGGACTGCTCCGCGGAGCCCCGCACGg GATTTGGCCCTCTGGACATGACCGTTTGCATCCTGGGCTCCCCCACCCCCTTCCTGCCCGTCCTGCTGGAGGGTGGCACCCGCTGCCCAG GTGCCATGGTGCTGTGCCTGTCCCCCGCCTGGGCCAGCCGGGTGCCATCGGAGTCGTCCCCAGGCGCCTggtccctgctgctctcccggGGCGTCTCCTTCAGGGCGGGGGGGCACAGCGCCCTGGAGACCTTCGTGCCCCCGCGCCGCGCCAACTACGTGACGGGCACCTTCGCGCCGGGGGACCCCGAGGGCGGCTGGGTGGGCGAGCTGGCCCGTGACCTCGACTGCCCCACGGGGGGCTCGGTCCCGCTCGCCCACCGCCTCGAGGACACGCTGGTCACCCGCTGGGTGCTGGCGGCTCGCGCCGGCCTGCCCGTGCCCCCCACGCTGGCCTTTGTCCTGGGGGCCAGGGGGGACCTGCCCGCCGAGCCCGTGGCCCCCGGGGTGAGGCTGGTGCGGCTGCAGGACCCGCAGGGCCAGCAGAGCCTGGTGCAGGAGGAGGTGGGCGCCTTCCTGGGGGGCACCGCCATGGAGCCCTACGGCCAG GTGGTGGTGCGGCCGGCCGGGTGGCGGTGGCGGGGGACAGGCACCCGCAGCACCCacaggaaggaggagggggCGGCGGTGGCACAGGCGGTGGGTGCCCGGCTCCGGGGGCTGACAGAGGAGGACAGCGTCctgctggaggccatggtgccCACCGCCCGCCTGCCCGTGCCCCCCCCAC gcagcccagccccgcggCTGCCCATGGCCCTGCGCATCTGCACCCTCGTCTGCAGGTCCTGGGGGGACCGGCCGCAGCTCTGCCAG GTGGCCTGCGCCGTGGGACGCGCGGAGAGCCCGGTGCGTCACGGCGCGGCGCTGCCCCAGGGCCTGGactccagcctgcagcagtgggGGGTGGTGGCCCCCAGCCAGCGCCAGGCGCTGGCCACGCGGCTGCGGGAGGCCACCGaggccgccgcggccgccctcCTGGCCAGCGAGGCCGAGCTGAGCCCGCGGCAGCGCGGCGGCGGCCGAGCCCGCACCGACATCCTGG GCGTGGACTTCCTGCTGGCGAGCGTGGATGAGGCGCTGGAGCTGGTGGCCCTGGCCGCGAACGGGCAGCGGTGCCTGGAGACCTGCGCGCTGGCCGAGGCCATGGGGCGCGGCGTGGGCCAGCCCCGCGGGGAGCTGCCGCGCCTGCTGGCCGAGGCGCTGCTGCACCGGGCGCAGCGACACCTGGTCGAGGGCAAGGACATCCTGCTCATCGGGGCCGGGGGCGTCAGCAAGAGCTTCGTGTGGGAGGCGGCCCGCGACTACGGGCTGAGG ATCCACCTGGTGGAGTCGGACCCGGAGCACTTCGCGGCGGGGCTGGTGCACACCTTCCTGCCCTACGACAGCCGGGAGCACCGGCGCGACGAGGAGCACGCCGAGcgggtgctggagctgctgcgcTCCCGGGGGCTGCGGCCCCACGCCTGCCTCTCCTACTGGGACGACTGCGTGGTGCTGGCGGCCctggtgtgccaggggctggggctccgcggccccgcgcccgccgccgtgCGGGTGGCCAAGCAGAAGAGCCGCACGCAccggcacctgcagcgctgccgccgcggccgcccgccgcccgccgccttCGCCGTGCCCTGCCGCCGCCTGCGGAGCCACGGCGACGTGGAGCGGGCGGCGGGCGCCGTGCCCTTCCCCGCCGTGGCCAAGCTGGAGTTCGGCGCGGGCGGCGTGGGCGTGCGGCTGGTGGAGGACGCCGGGCAGTGCCACGCTCACGCCGCCCGGCTCTGGAGGGACCTGCGCGACGACGCCGACCACCCGGGCatcgggctgggctggggcaacGCCATGCTGCTCATGGAGTACGTGCCGGGCACCGAGCACGACGTGGACCTGGTGGTCTTCGAGGGGCGGCTGCTGGGCGCGTGGGTGTCGGACAACGGCCCCACGCGTGTCCCCGCCTTCCTGGAGACGGCGGCCTGCCTGCCCTCGTGCCTGCCCGCCGACCGGCAGGCGCAGCTGGTGCGGGCGGCGCTGCAGTGCTGCCGGGCGTGCGGGCTGCGCGACGGCGTCTTCAACGTGGAGCTCAAGctgggcccggcggggccgcgcctGCTGGAGATCAACCCCCGCATGGGGGGCTTCTACCTGCGCGACTGGATCCGCGAGGTCTACGGCCCCGACCTGCTGCTGGCCGCCGTGCTGGTGGCGCTGGGCGTGCCGCCCGTGCTGCCCGCCCGGCCCGCGCCCCGCACGCACCTGGCCGGGGTGATGTGCCTGGCGTCCGAGCACGGCGACAGCCTGGCGGCCGGCGGCGGCATGCGGGCTCTGCGGGAGCTGCACGGCCGCGGGCTCGTCCGCCTCAACCGGCTCTTCGAGGAGCCCGAGGGGGCCGGCGAGTACGAGGAGCCGCTGCTGAGCGTGGCGTGCGCCGGGGCCACGCTGGCCGAGGCCTGCGAGCGcctgctggggctctgccaggggctgggcatCGACTCCCCGCGGTATCCCGTGGAGCATTTCTTGTCCCACTTCAAATAG
- the PPP1CA gene encoding serine/threonine-protein phosphatase PP1-alpha catalytic subunit has protein sequence MADTEKLNLDSIISRLLEVQGSRPGKNVQLTENEIRGLCLKSREIFLSQPILLELEAPLKICGDIHGQYYDLLRLFEYGGFPPESNYLFLGDYVDRGKQSLETICLLLAYKIKYPENFFLLRGNHECASINRIYGFYDECKRRYNIKLWKTFTDCFNCLPIAAIVDEKIFCCHGGLSPDLQSMEQIRRIMRPTDVPDQGLLCDLLWSDPDKDVQGWGENDRGVSFTFGAEVVAKFLHKHDLDLICRAHQVVEDGYEFFAKRQLVTLFSAPNYCGEFDNAGAMMSVDETLMCSFQILKPADKNKGKYGQFSGLNPAGRPVTPPRNSAKAKK, from the exons ATGGCGGACACCGAGAAGCTCAACCTCGACTCCATCATCAGCCGCCTCCTGGAGG tcCAAGGGTCGCGGCCGGGGAAGAACGTGCAGCTGACGGAGAACGAGATCCGCGGGCTGTGCCTCAAGTCCCGGGAGATCTTCCTGAGCCAGCccatcctgctggagctggaggcaCCCCTCAAGATCTGCG GTGACATCCACGGGCAGTACTACGACCTCCTGAGGCTCTTTGAGTACGGGGGCTTCCCCCCTGAGAGCAATTACCTGTTTCTGGGGGACTACGTGGATCGGGGCAAGCAGTCTCTGGAGACCATCTGCCTGCTGCTCGCCTACAAGATCAAGTACCCCGAGAACTTCTTCCTGCTGCGGGGCAACCACGAGTGTGCCAGCATCAACCGCATCTATGGCTTCTATGACGAGT GCAAGAGAAGATACAACATCAAGCTCTGGAAGACCTTCACCGACTGCTTCAATTGTTTGCCCATTGCCGCCATCGTGGATGAGAAGATCTTCTGCTGCCACGGAG ggctgtccccagacCTGCAGTCGATGGAGCAGATCCGGCGGATCATGCGGCCCACGGATGTCCCGGAtcaggggctgctctgtgaCCTGCTCTGGTCCGACCCCGACAAGGacgtgcagggctggggggagaaCGACCGTGGGGTCTCCTTCACCTTCGGGGCCGAGGTGGTGGCCAAATTCCTGCACAAGCACGACCTGGACCTCATCTGCCGGGCACACCAG GTGGTGGAGGACGGCTACGAGTTCTTCGCCAAGCGCCAGCTCGTCACCCTCTTCTCGGCCCCCAACTACTGCGGCGAGTTCGACAACGCCGGCGCCATGATGAGCGTGGATGAGACCCTCATGTGCTCTTTCCAG ATTTTGAAGCCGGCCGACAAGAACAAAGGCAAATACGGGCAGTTCAGCGGGCTGAACCCCGCCGGGCGCCCCGTCACCCCTCCCCGAAACTCTGCCAAAGCCAAGAAATGA